One part of the Acidobacteriota bacterium genome encodes these proteins:
- the infC gene encoding translation initiation factor IF-3 has translation MSAAEGGCGQSIEKPNQGRTTIRKYAFREDPEAPQVRINERIRLSPVRLVDDEGNQVGVVPVEEALALAREKGLDLVEVAANSRPIVCKIMDYGRFRYEQEKKAREAKKQQHQVEIKEVKYRPNINIHDFDTKTRRARKFLEQGKHVKVTIMFRMREMRRPENGFELLKRVAEDLEDVAQVDRMPTRLEGRDLTMVMRPLKKA, from the coding sequence TTGTCAGCCGCCGAGGGCGGCTGTGGACAATCGATCGAAAAACCGAACCAAGGGAGGACGACCATCCGAAAGTACGCGTTTCGTGAGGACCCCGAAGCACCCCAGGTGCGAATCAATGAACGAATCAGACTCTCTCCGGTGCGCCTGGTCGACGACGAAGGAAATCAGGTCGGAGTGGTGCCGGTTGAAGAGGCCCTCGCGCTTGCCCGGGAGAAAGGTCTTGATCTGGTTGAGGTCGCGGCCAACTCGCGGCCGATCGTGTGCAAGATCATGGATTACGGGCGCTTCCGCTACGAGCAGGAAAAAAAGGCCCGAGAGGCCAAGAAGCAGCAACACCAGGTCGAAATCAAAGAGGTCAAGTATCGGCCCAATATCAACATCCATGATTTCGACACCAAGACACGGCGGGCGCGCAAATTCCTCGAGCAGGGAAAGCACGTGAAGGTCACCATCATGTTTCGGATGCGTGAGATGAGGCGTCCGGAAAACGGATTCGAGTTGCTCAAGAGAGTGGCAGAGGACCTCGAAGACGTGGCCCAAGTCGACCGAATGCCGACGAGGCTCGAGGGCCGCGATCTGACCATGGTTATGCGACCGCTCAAGAAAGCCTAG